The sequence below is a genomic window from Lolium perenne isolate Kyuss_39 chromosome 7, Kyuss_2.0, whole genome shotgun sequence.
GTAGTTTAGCTTAATTAAGTCACTGTTAAGCGCTGTAATGACTTTTGCTTGGCCTGCTTCGGTATATAAGGAGCAGGAGGGGTGGCTGGGAGGACCAAGCAATAATCAAATATTTATTTTTATCGTTCATGTCCTTTCTTGTTCAACACTCGACGGCTCTAGCGCCGCGGCGCTCacttctccccctcctcctccgatcATCGTCAAGGGCATCCACCGCCGGACCCTGACACATGCTACGTACTGACATGTCAATTTCAAAGAAATCTTAATAAAACTTTGGTCTCCATACCTACTCAAAAGTCTGAACGCATAAGGTGGGTAGCCACCTCTTCCAAACAAGAAGGAATTGTCAAAACTCAAAAATACCCATAGACGGACAGAAAGCAGCAGAAATTTCATATTtgtgtgaatcatatatgatgcgTCATACAAATGGGCATTACTTCTACTAACAAATCAGTAGTGGGGAAAACAGGATCGTTGCCCTTGCCACTCGAACACAACTAAAATACAGGCAGGTGAAATTGCATATTATTATTCAATACTAAACTCAGAATTATGAGATCCGACAAATAACAATGGTTTCCCTCCAGGCTTGATTACATGAAACTACGAAAGGTGGTGGAAGGAATACTGGACCTCCGTATCGAAATTAAATACAGAACTTATTACTCATAAAATTAAACAGCAGTTCCTCCTCTACGGGAAAAGGACCCATAACTGGACACCAAAGATACCGAGAAGACTGAAACCATGCCAGAGCCGTCACTCAGATCTTGGAGTTTGCAATCTTGTACCACTCGGTGTGGAAGGAGCCCGGCATGTCGACCCTCTCGTAGGTGTGAGCACCAAAGTAGTCCCTCTGTGCCTGCACCAGGTTCGCAGGCAGCCTGTCCCTCCGGTAGGAGTCGAAGTAGGCCAGACTCGCGGACATGCCCGGGGTACTGAcgccgttgttgatggcgaggcaGACGACCCTCCTCCAGGCAGCTTGCCTGTCCATGATCTCCTGTGCGAACTCAGGGTCTATGAGGAGGTTGGCGAGCTCGGCGTTCCTGTCATAGGCCTTCTTGATGCGGTCCAGGAAGCTGGCACGGATGATGCACCCGCCCTTCCAGATCCTGGCTAGCTCGCCGAGGTTGAGGCCCCATCCTTTCTCCGTGCTCTTGGCCTTGATGATGTTCATGCCCTGGGCGTAGCTGCAGATCTTGGAGGCATAGAGGGCCTTCCTCACGTCCTCGATCAGCTGCGCCTTGTCAACAGGTACGTCACTGGTGTAGTCACCTTGGAAGATCTTGGATGCTGCGACCCGCTCATCCTTCAACCCGCTGAGGAACCTGGAATCCAAGGAGGCCTCGATGGTAGGAGCGGCCACAGAGAGCTCAGCAGCCTGCTGCACTGTCCACTTCCCGGTTCCCTTCATCCCAGTCTTGTCCAGGACCTTGTCAACCAAGTAGCCTTCACCCTTGTCATCCTTGATGCTGAATATATCGGCAGTGATCTCGACCAAGAAACTGAGGAGCTCACCCTTGTTCCACTCGGCGAAAACCTGCTGCAGCTCACTGTTTGTGAGCTTACCAACAGACTTGAGAACATCATATGCCTCAGCAATCAACTGCATATCACCGTACTCGATTCCATTGTGAACCATCTTGACAAAGTTTCCAGAGCCACCCTTCCCGATGTACGTGACACAGGGGCCACTGTCCGGGACTTGAGCAGACACCTTGAGAAGAATATCCTCAATGTACTGGTATGCCTCAACTGAGCCTCCGGGCATCATGGAGGGGCCATGACGGGCACCCTCCTCTCCTCCAGAAACACCCATCCCAAGGTAGAGGAGCCCACGCTCCTCCATCTCCTTCTCCCTCCTCTCAGTGTTCTCATACCACTCATTTCCTCCATCAATGATGCAGTCACCCTGCTCCAAGTGCGCTGCGAGTGTTGCAATGGTCTGGTCGACCGGTGCGCCGGCCTTGACAAGCATGATGACCACACGCGGCTTCTGAATGGAGTTCACGAAGGACGCAGGGTCATGGAAACCATACAGAGGAAGGTTTCCCTCTATCTTGGCACGCTGAACAGTCTCGTCGACCTTGGAGGTCGTCCTGTTGTAGACGGAGATGGGGAACCCTTTCTCTGCAATGTTGAGGGCCAGGTTCTGCCCCATGACGGCGAGGCCAGCAAGACCAATTCTCGTGAGAGCCATCTCGTAGTAGCTGAAAAGAAATGGAACCAACACGTCATGTATGGTACAATGAATATCACATAATGTATGCATATCTGATTGCAAAAGTCAAAGGCCTATATAAACCCACTGATCCTCGTGAAGTAAGAGCAAGAGAAGGCGGCATTCTCGGAATGGGTACAAATGGTAATGTATTATTCTGAGAAAAAAAAATTGATGTACTGGTATAAAGCAGCGGCACGGCAGACACTAAAATATGTGATTCTAAGATGACCAATCTTTTCTACGATATGGAAGATGCCATAAGTAACTACATCCGTAACCGATTGCATGCTCTGTATTGTATGGTCTACAGAAGTATAGCTAGGCAGGAAATCACAGCagacaagaacaacaacaacaacaatatatGTCTTAGCAATTTGCATAGACTGACTACTATGACAAGCAACATGAGATGCTGCAaacgaatctacaccgtcttgtcTGTCGGGTTGACCATGACTCGGAGAAGACAAACCACACGCTCAGCTTGCTATGATTCGGGAGCATACTGCAACCGCGCTGCCACAAGGCGTCAGACAGCACTAGGAGTACAGGTTTCACCCACCGACTGCACAACGCAGAACAGGCTCCTCGGCCTAGAACTACGCAGGCCCCCCAGGGGGGGCATAATTAAAGTAGAGCAAACCAACAGCTGGTCAGGTGTTTGTTTCCCTGCCTGCTAGTACTGCTAGCCAATTCAGTCGACACGCGCGCAGGGTGTCGAAAAAGCTCGGCGCCAGACGGTTCTCGCTAGCTACTCTGTCTGCAGATTGGCTAGTTCCCGCCAGCCGCCAGCCGCCAGCAGCAACTGGACGTTCCCAGCGGATCTGAACCCCCGAACCCACCGAAAGAAGGGATTTTCACGGTTACCCGGCTACCGTCATCTCATCTAGCAACTTAATCGAACAGGGAAAATCCGCGCACGGCGACGGCCATAGATAGACCGCTCGCCGGCCCATCCCGGCCGGTCGCCGAGCGCGCGAGCGCTAgctaggcggaggccgatcgggaTCATGGCCGGAAGCAGGAAGAATGAATCTGGCGACAGGGGAGTAGAGGAGATCGGAGGAGGAGACCCACCTGCCCGCCCGCCTTGGATCTGCTCTGCGTCGTCGAAGGAAGCCGGCGATGTGGTGGTGGTGCGTGCGTGCTGCGTCGACCACCTACCAGAGGAGAGGCGTGGTTAAATAGCTCGTCACCGATCCAATTTCCCGATTTCTTTTCGCACCCCGGCGCCGACGCGTGGGGCCCGTTCTGACGGCTTTGTTCTTCTTCGCCGCCGGGACTGGGTGGGTGGGTGTGCGGGTTCGGTAGGCGGGCCCCGCCGCGCAGTAGGCTAGCAGAAAAATAGCCACGGGCGTACTTTTTTTTTGGGTTGGCCTACGATCCATGCCGCCAGCGCGACGTCACGTATGCGGCCAAACAGTCGTACAAGCCACACGTGATTTTTTTTGAAGAAGAAGATGTACTGTTCTGCGTTCACCGTTGCGATCAGGGGTGCAAAACGGATTCCCACTTCTTGTTTCAACCATGCATGTTAGAGCACCTCCAGCCCTAGGAGCCAGCCTCGCAAGGATAGTCTAGTCTGGATTTACGCTTTCATCCATCCCTTGGTTTCGCCTAGATTTTGGTTTTCATTTATTCGGCGAGCTCATGTCAACCCCGCCCCCCGGGAAGCGCTCGGGAGTCCAGATGAAACAAAAGCGCGGGAATCGTCGAGGGAAAGCTCCCGCGATTTTCATCGTGCCTGGTGGCCCCGATCTATCGACGAGAGAGGGagagatcgtcgtcctcatcgcatcggctTCCGCGCGCGGTAAAAGCCGATCAGTTCTCGCCCGACGCGTAGCTACCACGCGGCAAAATTAATCTCGTCTGCTCCCTCTATTTATCGCGGAGCTACGACGGTTGCTGGCATTCACCACCGCCGTTTCACCTCTCTCCACTCTCCTCGCCGCCGGACTTTCGCGCTTCTGGCGGTTGGCGGCTAAGCGCGGGAggcgtgccaatcccgccgccACCGCAAAGCGACGCCATGGACGCGGAGATCGAGGCGGAGCTCGCTACCATGAGCGACAAGCAGCGCGCCGACCCGTAGTACTTCCCGACAATTACGTTGCGTGGTCGGCGTACTTCCGGCAACGCTACGAGCGGGAGCTACCCTCCTACGCCCTCCTCCCCCTCTCGCACGCAACAACGATGCAGGCCGCCGTTGTTGGTGGAGCACGTCGGGCCGCACGCTGAAGGTCgtcctcgcgcacatcgagggcggcgacTATCCCGTGTTGCAGATGTCGCCGCCGAGGTTGGTGCCCACCTGTTCAGGGTGCCACGACGCATGGCACCGTCGTCCTCGTCATCGGGCTCGGCGTCTCGATCTGCGACGAGGTCGTCTGGAGCAGCATGCGCCCCGTGAAGACGAGTCCATGTCTCCGCCGAGCACCCGAAGACGTAGTATCGGCGCCATCGTCATCCGCGAGAGGTGTGCCTCGACTCCACCACGCAGGCACGTCTGCCTCATCCAACCCAAGCGCGAACAGGGCACCGGCAGGCGGAAGCGCAAGCTGAAGAGGGAGGCCGCAACTGCGACCGACCACGCCGCCGAGGAGGCCGCGATCCTCGAGGCGGTGATGGCAAGGTCGATGAATGACCTCGTCCCAGCCGACAACACCCTGTCCAGGAGTGGGAGagggaggaggcgaagcagcagCAAGCCAGCAACGGCTGTTGGAGGAGGATGCGTGGCGCCGCGCAGCAGTCATCAACTTCGAGGACAGCGACGATGAATGGTACCAGCCGTCGCCGCCACGCGTCAGCGACCCTGGCCAGGGTTGTAGCCGTTCGAGAGACCCCGGCGAGAGCAACAGCCAGCAGGCGCCAGCCACGCAGCCCAAGTACGACGACCccgacgacggcgaggacgacggtggcGACTACACGacattctaccgccatttcgacaTGTAGAACGCCGTGTTTTATGTTTAATTTATATGTTCCCCTAGCCAAATTCAAATTTATTACGAATTCGGTATATATGTACGAACTCAcctatatatgttaaatatctcAAAATTTAGGCTACGTTTGAACGAATTTCGCCATGTTCTGTACGAATTCGGTCTATCGAAAAGATTTCCCTGGATTCGCCGCTGGGAAACTGGGCAGCCCCAGGCCGAAATTTACATCCATCCGACCCTAAATAttagcgccggatttcggcctgtGAGCCCAACCACTGGATGTGCTCTTAATCTTCACATTTTTTTTTGGCTCTGATTATACTCGGACTACGGATTGGAACCGGAGCCGGGTGGACCGAGACGGGAAATAGAAATATAGCTGAATAATAGCATTACCTAACCACTCGGCGCCGATGAGTTACGCAGACAGCAACATTTCGTTTGAAAAGGACGATGAACATGCGTCTTACGCATTGATGGCGAACAAATGGGCTTATGAAAAGGAGAGAAAACTAACTATATATTGACTTTTCATTTTGAAGGGAAAGCAAGTTGGCGCTTTGTTTATTACCGGAAACAGAGTTGCATCGTGAATTACAAAAAGGTAAAATAAACTCTCTGTCTTTTACagccaaccatgaagagaagagaGTCTCAGAGTAGATTCGGTAATGTTGAGTCGATCTAGTATGGAAAATTCCTCGCTGTGCGCTCGCCTTTTGCCTGCTTCTGCTTTATTTGTTGTGCTAACTCGTGCGCTACCTGATTCGACTCCCGTGGACAGTGTTGAAATGAAACTTTAGACATTTAACTCCCTTTCACAAAAAAGTTCAGCAAAGATTGCTGAGTATGGACTTAAAAGCTCAATCAATCCATTACAGGACTCGATTAGCTCAAGAGAGTCGGAATCAATAGGTCACGTGTGAACAACCAATTTGCTCAAGAAATTTCATCCCTTTGAGAAGAGTAAGAGCTTCTGCAGTAGTAACATCTGGAACATTAGTTAAAGGACAACAATAGGCTCCAATAATTCCGGGCAAGAATTGCTAGATTAAAAGTATGCAGATGGCGAAAGCCCATACCACCCATTTTCTTGggaatcactagtagaaaacctcacatccatctaagccattggtaccggttcccttacgaaccggtaccaatggggccatttgtaccggtttgagggctcaggtgggcgaggggctttcgtaccggtttgggaggggctttcgtaccggttcgtgttaggaaccggtacgaaaggtcttcggccaaaaatcagacgcgtggtggggcccgggctggacctttggtaccggttcgtaacacgaaccggtaccaaagggtacccagccatatcaaaatcgcccagctcgtcccgagccccctgctggctctcatttttctcttcttcctcacactctaaatttttctccacctctcacacactccaataatctttatttttctccaccattttaacaagattaacggcatacatctatccaagggttagcaatatcatccttccttccggcgttcctaatttagctcagttctttggtagttttaactcgtactatttttgtagtgcaatcaaggtgttcgatgaaatgcctaagttagtgattttatttttttatatgcaatttgagctgaaattatggtatgttttgtaggttttaattagtatcatccccgtcctcaccgccgtcgatcgctagcgtcgtcccctagccggcacggtaccacctcggtgagcccctcttcttttttataaaaaacaattagttttatgtgatgaacttgaatattaattaagttggtcactcatatatccatgatgttgtgtacttaatgatttttgatatacatataaaatgcagatgagtcgacaatggatgtacggtgaccggtgccatcccgagttcattgcggcatgcattattttctcaacgtggctgaggcaaacgaggcagtcgaatggtttcatgtattgtccatgtagttcctgtaagaatatgaaggattactctacctcgaagacccttcacgtccacctgctggagaatggtttcatgcccagctataattgttggaccaagcacggagaaagaggggttatattggaagacaacgaagaagaagaggatagtgacaactatcccagcttattcactgaagacggtggtagtagaatgggggaagacgaagctgaagaagagctcattttcgatgagccgatttttgatgacccggatgacgatttgggtcgggccattcttgatgcgaagatgaactgcggaaatgaaaaggagaggttgaagttggagaaaatgttagaggatcacaacaaactgttgtacccaaattgcgaaaatggtcgagaaaaagctgggtaccacgctagaATTGCTgcggtggaaggcagagaatggtacttccgacaaggga
It includes:
- the LOC127311605 gene encoding 6-phosphogluconate dehydrogenase, decarboxylating 1 — its product is MALTRIGLAGLAVMGQNLALNIAEKGFPISVYNRTTSKVDETVQRAKIEGNLPLYGFHDPASFVNSIQKPRVVIMLVKAGAPVDQTIATLAAHLEQGDCIIDGGNEWYENTERREKEMEERGLLYLGMGVSGGEEGARHGPSMMPGGSVEAYQYIEDILLKVSAQVPDSGPCVTYIGKGGSGNFVKMVHNGIEYGDMQLIAEAYDVLKSVGKLTNSELQQVFAEWNKGELLSFLVEITADIFSIKDDKGEGYLVDKVLDKTGMKGTGKWTVQQAAELSVAAPTIEASLDSRFLSGLKDERVAASKIFQGDYTSDVPVDKAQLIEDVRKALYASKICSYAQGMNIIKAKSTEKGWGLNLGELARIWKGGCIIRASFLDRIKKAYDRNAELANLLIDPEFAQEIMDRQAAWRRVVCLAINNGVSTPGMSASLAYFDSYRRDRLPANLVQAQRDYFGAHTYERVDMPGSFHTEWYKIANSKI